The Methanobrevibacter sp. genome includes a region encoding these proteins:
- the cobS gene encoding adenosylcobinamide-GDP ribazoletransferase: MEDDSYFEDEEFSPVRSLLGLLTFSTILPINVYTSIEYMTKLTWCWPFLHVFVGSLAAICGYVSLEFLHLNSFLTAAIVYGFLILITGYNHLDGVMDMADGVMVHGDAERKINVMKDSSVGAGGVATLFLVAVLTVGGIYNILDYNFILGIIICEMASKTSLITTALLSRPLVPGIGSYFIRETNLANFLISTILVLCIAFLIGNLVGVVGVLGACLGGILIAGIARRNFVLANGDVLGMSNEVGRLFALLFMAVALYFI; encoded by the coding sequence ATGGAAGATGATAGTTATTTTGAAGATGAAGAATTTTCTCCGGTCAGGTCTCTTTTGGGGCTTTTAACATTTTCAACAATATTGCCGATTAATGTTTACACTTCAATTGAATATATGACTAAATTAACTTGGTGCTGGCCATTTTTACATGTGTTTGTTGGTAGTTTGGCGGCTATTTGCGGATATGTGTCTTTAGAATTTTTACATTTAAATTCATTTTTAACAGCAGCAATCGTTTACGGGTTTTTAATATTGATTACTGGTTATAATCATTTGGATGGTGTAATGGACATGGCCGACGGGGTTATGGTTCATGGAGACGCTGAACGCAAGATTAACGTAATGAAGGATTCCTCAGTAGGTGCCGGAGGCGTTGCAACATTGTTTTTAGTTGCAGTTCTCACTGTTGGCGGAATTTATAATATCCTGGATTATAACTTTATACTGGGAATTATTATTTGTGAAATGGCATCTAAAACTTCTTTAATAACTACTGCATTATTGTCCAGGCCGTTGGTTCCTGGAATTGGAAGCTATTTTATTCGTGAAACTAATCTGGCTAATTTTTTAATTTCAACAATCCTTGTATTGTGTATTGCATTTCTAATTGGCAATCTGGTTGGTGTTGTTGGTGTTTTGGGAGCATGCCTCGGAGGTATTCTGATAGCAGGCATAGCAAGGCGCAATTTTGTTTTAGCCAATGGTGATGTGCTTGGAATGAGTAATGAAGTTGGACGTTTGTTTGCATTATTATTTATGGCTGTCGCTTTATATTTTATATAA
- a CDS encoding tRNA (cytidine(56)-2'-O)-methyltransferase has product MMEINVLRLDHRLKRDTRITTHVCLTARAFGASKIYLAGEKDTKLMENVKDTTSRFGGNFEIDYTDSYMGVINKWKADGGKVVHLTMYGSQAHEIAPEVREDGSDILIIVGGSKVPGKVYKAADWNVSVTTQPHSEVSSLAVFQHLLMDGKEFDLEFENPVLEVIPTAHGKNVNVHNENR; this is encoded by the coding sequence ATTATGGAAATTAACGTTTTAAGATTGGACCACAGATTAAAAAGAGATACTCGTATTACCACTCATGTCTGTTTAACTGCAAGAGCATTTGGAGCAAGCAAAATCTACCTTGCCGGTGAAAAAGATACAAAGCTGATGGAAAATGTTAAAGACACCACTTCAAGATTTGGAGGAAATTTTGAAATAGACTATACTGACAGTTACATGGGTGTAATTAATAAATGGAAAGCTGATGGCGGAAAAGTTGTTCACCTTACAATGTATGGTTCGCAAGCTCATGAAATAGCACCTGAAGTCAGAGAAGACGGTTCTGATATTTTAATCATCGTTGGAGGTTCTAAAGTTCCTGGAAAAGTTTACAAGGCTGCTGATTGGAATGTTTCAGTTACAACTCAACCTCACTCAGAAGTGTCTTCCTTAGCCGTATTTCAACATTTGTTGATGGATGGTAAGGAGTTTGATTTGGAATTTGAAAATCCTGTATTGGAGGTTATTCCAACAGCTCATGGAAAAAATGTCAATGTCCATAATGAAAACCGTTAA
- a CDS encoding fumarate hydratase C-terminal domain-containing protein translates to MKHLTTPITDEDLSNLNVGDKITISGTIYTGRDAALPQLVELIKVNEVPFDLNGSVIMHTAFSDAGIAPTTSSKVEIESSIPFLSENGVKIHIGKGLLSDETIKELDKNNSVFVITPPVAALLTSKVLEKKCVLFENEGMEAMFELKVEKIPGIVAIKNKKSI, encoded by the coding sequence ATGAAACATTTAACTACACCAATTACTGATGAGGATTTATCAAACCTTAATGTAGGAGACAAAATTACCATTTCAGGAACTATATATACAGGCCGTGATGCTGCACTTCCCCAGTTGGTTGAACTAATCAAAGTAAATGAAGTTCCTTTCGATTTAAATGGAAGTGTTATAATGCATACTGCTTTTAGTGATGCAGGGATTGCACCAACAACCAGCAGCAAAGTGGAAATCGAATCCTCAATTCCTTTTTTAAGTGAAAATGGTGTTAAAATCCACATTGGAAAAGGCCTGTTAAGTGATGAAACAATTAAAGAACTTGATAAAAACAATTCTGTTTTTGTAATAACGCCGCCGGTTGCAGCATTACTTACAAGCAAAGTTTTAGAAAAAAAGTGTGTTTTATTTGAAAACGAAGGTATGGAAGCTATGTTTGAATTAAAAGTGGAAAAAATCCCAGGAATCGTAGCGATTAAAAATAAAAAAAGTATTTAA
- a CDS encoding peptidylprolyl isomerase, whose product MAVDNGDFVRVNFTGKIKETDEVFDTTYEEIAQEVGIFDENKTYKPIPIVVGGNHLLPAIEEAIIGLEEGDTKHLEVDSDNAFGPRDPKMIQLVPMKEFKRQGMNPVPGMRIQSEGSNGKILTVNGGRVKVDFNHELAGKDLIYDVEVTEIIDDEADKIKSMIELHYSNPNMDIDKTEIDIVDGVANIKLDEMSKFDQKSYMDVTFARFRIAKDIWDNIDEITKVNFVDEFEKREDADEEEDE is encoded by the coding sequence ATGGCTGTAGATAACGGAGATTTTGTAAGAGTAAATTTCACTGGTAAAATTAAAGAAACTGATGAAGTATTCGATACTACTTATGAAGAAATTGCACAAGAAGTTGGAATTTTTGATGAAAACAAAACTTATAAACCAATCCCTATTGTTGTTGGGGGAAACCACTTATTGCCTGCTATCGAAGAAGCAATTATTGGATTAGAAGAAGGAGACACCAAACATCTTGAAGTTGATTCCGATAATGCATTCGGACCAAGAGATCCTAAAATGATTCAATTAGTACCTATGAAAGAATTCAAAAGACAAGGCATGAATCCTGTTCCAGGTATGAGAATCCAATCTGAAGGAAGCAACGGTAAAATCTTAACTGTAAACGGTGGAAGAGTAAAAGTCGATTTCAACCATGAATTAGCTGGAAAAGATTTAATATATGATGTTGAAGTAACTGAAATCATTGATGATGAAGCAGATAAAATCAAAAGCATGATTGAATTGCATTACTCCAACCCAAATATGGATATTGATAAGACTGAAATTGACATCGTTGACGGTGTTGCAAACATTAAATTAGATGAAATGTCCAAATTCGATCAAAAATCCTACATGGATGTCACTTTTGCAAGATTCAGAATAGCTAAGGATATCTGGGATAATATTGATGAAATTACTAAAGTCAATTTCGTTGATGAATTTGAAAAAAGAGAAGATGCTGATGAAGAAGAAGACGAATAA
- a CDS encoding 2-oxoacid:acceptor oxidoreductase subunit alpha codes for MAEELFIQGNEACAKGAIAAGCRFFAGYPITPSTEIAESLSRELPKVGGSFIQMEDEIASAGAIIGASWGGAKSMTATSGPGISLMQENIGYAFMSETPIVIVDVQRGSPSTAQPTMAAQGDMMQARWGSHGDYEPIALSPSSVQELFDFTIKAFNLAEEYRVPVFVMTDEVIGHMREKIIIGEDIEIVARTRPEKTDDYLPFENIENGTTPMPSFGDGFNIHVTGLTHNEIGYPDTNNPETHENLVKRICDKVLNNRDKICSLRSENCEDADIVVVSYGAPVRSVVEAVNKTDKKVGYIKIDTPWPFPDEQIKQLTANASDVLVVEMNLGQMYYEVDRVVKDKNIHLLGKIGGLLPTPDEILDEINKIGGN; via the coding sequence ATGGCTGAAGAACTTTTTATTCAAGGAAATGAAGCATGTGCAAAAGGAGCAATAGCTGCAGGTTGCAGATTCTTTGCAGGTTATCCGATTACTCCTTCTACTGAAATTGCAGAAAGTTTATCTCGCGAGTTGCCTAAAGTGGGAGGGTCATTTATTCAGATGGAGGATGAGATTGCTTCAGCAGGAGCCATCATCGGTGCTTCCTGGGGAGGCGCTAAATCAATGACTGCAACTTCCGGTCCGGGCATATCATTAATGCAGGAAAATATAGGTTATGCATTTATGAGCGAAACTCCAATTGTTATTGTAGACGTCCAGAGAGGTTCTCCTTCTACTGCTCAACCAACTATGGCTGCTCAAGGTGATATGATGCAGGCCCGCTGGGGTTCACACGGGGATTATGAACCAATTGCATTATCTCCTTCAAGTGTTCAGGAATTATTTGATTTTACAATTAAAGCATTTAATTTGGCTGAAGAATATAGGGTTCCTGTTTTTGTCATGACTGATGAGGTCATTGGTCATATGAGGGAAAAAATCATCATTGGTGAGGATATCGAAATCGTCGCCAGAACAAGACCTGAAAAAACCGATGATTATTTGCCGTTTGAAAATATCGAAAACGGAACAACTCCTATGCCTTCATTTGGCGATGGATTCAATATACATGTAACTGGACTTACTCATAATGAAATCGGATATCCCGACACTAACAATCCTGAAACTCATGAAAACCTTGTTAAAAGGATTTGTGATAAAGTTTTAAACAATAGGGATAAAATATGTTCTCTAAGAAGTGAAAACTGTGAAGATGCAGACATTGTTGTTGTTTCATATGGTGCTCCGGTCAGATCTGTTGTTGAAGCGGTTAATAAAACAGATAAAAAAGTGGGTTATATTAAAATCGATACTCCTTGGCCGTTTCCAGATGAACAAATCAAACAATTAACTGCAAACGCAAGTGATGTTCTTGTTGTGGAAATGAATTTGGGTCAAATGTATTATGAAGTTGACCGTGTAGTTAAAGATAAAAATATCCATTTATTAGGTAAAATCGGAGGGTTATTGCCAACTCCGGATGAGATATTGGATGAAATTAATAAAATAGGAGGAAACTAA
- a CDS encoding phosphatidylglycerophosphatase A — MEFNIIEKDYGICINNPDYFLAFSDFTVSDGIDIIENVNIIKAKNDFNAAANKAETFNQSQGSYIAQAVNSIDYFQNNYDDLTIFTFMENDVVIEDFTEHLKVANSPKGFADARINLSHVFYIDKVISPKDLLKIFKIITNIKAKALAEMALPFHIQNILNTGDFLAVLANVAQSKNGNLDVNNAEFDEINWDDLKLRIEDAVEISLEDAFKHLKLTFGILDYFVSEGILIGDLVDAGMELVEGVEVTEELKDKMEAQILKSLTDINVIALLVAAMRTEQDLTGNRIREVDVSDDPAYLYTDEVLGLAISNQIAGTKATFNFKRYDEAKPGIIYGLPPMLDDIFAGLIAGCMSKIFEE, encoded by the coding sequence ATGGAATTTAATATAATTGAAAAAGATTATGGGATTTGTATAAATAATCCAGATTATTTCTTAGCATTCAGTGATTTCACGGTAAGTGATGGAATTGACATTATTGAAAATGTCAATATAATAAAAGCTAAAAATGATTTTAATGCTGCTGCAAACAAAGCAGAGACATTCAATCAGTCTCAAGGTTCTTACATCGCACAGGCAGTAAATTCTATTGATTATTTTCAAAATAATTATGATGATTTAACTATTTTTACATTCATGGAAAATGATGTTGTTATTGAAGATTTTACAGAGCATTTGAAAGTAGCCAATTCTCCAAAAGGATTTGCTGATGCTAGAATTAATTTAAGTCATGTGTTTTATATTGATAAGGTTATCTCTCCAAAAGATTTGCTTAAAATATTTAAAATCATAACTAATATTAAAGCAAAAGCACTTGCTGAAATGGCTCTGCCTTTCCATATCCAAAATATTTTAAATACTGGTGATTTTTTAGCAGTTTTGGCTAATGTTGCTCAAAGCAAAAACGGAAATTTGGATGTTAATAATGCCGAATTTGATGAAATCAACTGGGATGATTTAAAGTTGAGGATTGAGGATGCTGTTGAGATAAGCTTGGAGGATGCATTTAAACATCTCAAATTAACATTTGGAATTCTTGATTATTTTGTTTCAGAAGGAATTTTAATCGGTGATTTGGTGGATGCCGGAATGGAGCTTGTAGAAGGCGTTGAAGTAACTGAAGAGCTTAAAGATAAAATGGAAGCACAGATTCTTAAATCTTTAACTGACATTAATGTTATTGCGCTGCTTGTTGCTGCAATGAGAACTGAACAGGATTTGACTGGAAACCGTATAAGGGAAGTTGATGTAAGTGATGATCCGGCTTATTTATACACTGATGAAGTATTGGGTCTTGCTATTTCAAACCAGATTGCAGGAACCAAAGCAACTTTTAATTTTAAGAGATATGATGAAGCAAAACCTGGAATAATTTATGGATTGCCTCCAATGCTTGATGATATTTTTGCAGGTTTAATTGCAGGTTGCATGTCTAAAATATTTGAGGAATAA
- the larC gene encoding nickel pincer cofactor biosynthesis protein LarC, whose translation MTIIIDPQGSGIAGNMLIGAFVDLGADANKLKEIMEQTAEEFGKVEVTFEKINKQSISSTFCNVKILEDKPPVNYPEFIEKISRLDLDEHVKKTSINVFERIAIAESRVHGKTLETVHFHEVGASDAVADVIGSIYAYYSLNLNNRKVIGLPIAVGGGRVKTAHGIIPVPAPAVVELLKDAKMVGGPVESELATPTGAAIYMEICDEIQEFIPLIKAKKVGYGAGMKDFDHPNVLRLIETSDISRSDEIDVIETNIDHLTGEEIGYLFDKLLDVGARDVSVAPITMKKNRPGSLLKVISRKEKREEIIETIFRETGSLGIRIASNIHRGIANREFVKKTVQIHEKDYEVTFKIGYMNGEIISKRPEFEDLKKIAKDSGLPLKKIEELVK comes from the coding sequence ATGACAATTATTATCGACCCTCAAGGGAGCGGAATTGCCGGAAACATGCTGATAGGTGCATTTGTAGATTTAGGAGCAGATGCCAATAAATTAAAAGAAATTATGGAACAGACAGCAGAAGAGTTTGGAAAAGTAGAGGTGACTTTTGAAAAAATAAATAAACAGAGCATTTCTTCAACTTTTTGCAATGTTAAAATACTCGAAGACAAACCTCCTGTTAACTATCCCGAGTTTATTGAAAAAATCAGCCGATTAGACTTAGATGAACATGTTAAAAAAACATCAATTAACGTGTTTGAAAGAATAGCTATAGCAGAAAGCAGAGTTCATGGAAAAACATTAGAGACAGTTCACTTTCATGAAGTTGGTGCAAGTGATGCTGTAGCAGATGTAATCGGTTCCATTTATGCATATTACAGTTTAAACTTAAATAATCGGAAAGTGATTGGCCTCCCAATAGCTGTTGGAGGAGGCCGGGTTAAAACTGCCCATGGAATTATACCAGTTCCTGCACCTGCAGTTGTAGAACTCCTAAAAGATGCAAAAATGGTTGGAGGACCTGTGGAAAGTGAACTTGCAACACCAACTGGAGCTGCAATTTATATGGAAATATGTGACGAAATACAGGAATTCATTCCACTAATTAAAGCTAAAAAAGTCGGATATGGAGCAGGAATGAAGGATTTCGACCATCCGAATGTTTTAAGACTTATTGAGACTTCAGACATTAGCAGAAGTGATGAAATAGATGTTATTGAAACAAATATTGATCATTTAACAGGTGAAGAAATAGGATATCTATTTGACAAACTCTTAGACGTCGGCGCAAGAGACGTTTCGGTTGCTCCGATAACCATGAAAAAAAACAGACCTGGAAGTCTGCTTAAAGTAATTTCTCGAAAAGAAAAAAGAGAAGAAATAATTGAAACTATTTTTAGGGAAACTGGAAGTTTAGGAATTAGAATTGCCTCAAATATACACAGAGGAATTGCAAATCGAGAGTTTGTTAAAAAAACAGTTCAGATTCATGAAAAGGACTATGAAGTAACATTTAAAATAGGTTATATGAATGGTGAAATAATATCTAAACGACCTGAATTTGAAGATTTAAAAAAAATAGCCAAAGACAGCGGATTGCCCCTTAAAAAAATTGAAGAGTTGGTTAAATGA
- a CDS encoding 2-oxoacid:ferredoxin oxidoreductase subunit beta, whose translation MSEEKQNRFLPYLREDRLPHIFCPGCGNGAIINAFIAAMEKAEMDFDNIAMVSGIGCSSRIPGYFNCDSLHTTHGRALSFATGLKTANKDLDVVVFTGDGDAASIGGNHLIHAARRNINLTVICINNNIYGMTGGQISPTSPKGSFGTTAPYGNQDSPFKLAELVAAAGASYSARWTTVQIENLVTSIKAGLKNPGFSFIEVATQCPTYYGRKNKLRTSTAMAAIMKANTVFKSAADRMRAKDLEGKIVVGEFANTQRDEFTENIEKLSVEKSGKKTLVNSAFTTDL comes from the coding sequence ATGTCTGAGGAAAAACAAAATAGATTTCTCCCTTATTTAAGAGAAGATAGATTGCCTCACATTTTCTGTCCGGGCTGTGGAAACGGTGCAATTATTAACGCATTCATAGCAGCTATGGAAAAGGCAGAAATGGATTTTGATAATATTGCTATGGTTTCCGGAATTGGATGTTCTTCAAGGATACCGGGTTATTTTAATTGTGATTCATTACATACTACTCATGGAAGGGCATTGAGTTTTGCAACAGGTTTAAAAACAGCCAATAAGGACTTGGATGTTGTTGTATTTACTGGTGATGGTGATGCGGCTTCTATTGGGGGTAATCATTTAATTCATGCAGCTAGAAGAAATATTAATTTAACTGTAATCTGCATTAACAATAATATTTACGGTATGACTGGAGGTCAGATCAGTCCTACATCTCCTAAAGGCAGTTTTGGAACTACTGCACCATACGGTAATCAGGATTCTCCATTTAAATTGGCGGAACTTGTTGCAGCTGCCGGCGCATCATATTCTGCAAGATGGACTACTGTTCAAATTGAAAACTTGGTGACTTCTATTAAAGCAGGATTAAAAAATCCTGGATTTTCATTTATCGAAGTTGCAACTCAATGTCCAACTTATTATGGGCGTAAAAATAAACTTAGAACTTCTACTGCAATGGCAGCTATTATGAAAGCAAATACTGTATTTAAATCTGCTGCAGATAGGATGAGGGCAAAAGACTTGGAAGGTAAAATTGTTGTTGGTGAGTTTGCTAATACTCAAAGAGATGAATTCACAGAGAACATTGAAAAATTAAGTGTAGAAAAATCAGGTAAGAAAACTCTTGTTAATTCTGCATTTACAACAGATTTATAG
- a CDS encoding DUF763 domain-containing protein — translation MQRKGTVNLPLHGGHPPRWLFTRMVDLSGALASVIIEEYSISEFLNRISNPYWFQAFSCVLGFDWHSSGTTTTTLGALKASLKPEEHGIYLSGGKGAKSRKTPQGIERAGEIFNLNSKITENLVKTSRLSAKIDNSCIQDGYTLYQHSFFISEKGEWAVVQQGLNLDSKYARRYHWLGSEVKELLNDPHSGISCDKQTPDTLNMSSKDSRNAQKISVDLINDNPNHLRQYFKRKDNQMLLEDFAMPQHHPVLDTDISDEEFEILKRAYEIQPENYEELILLQGMGPKKIRALALISDLVYGEPASWKDPVKYSFTHGGKDGFPYPVDREVYDNSIQTIIDSLDQARIKKEEKLKAIKRLDDFIS, via the coding sequence ATGCAGAGAAAAGGAACTGTTAACTTACCTCTTCATGGAGGGCATCCCCCAAGATGGTTATTTACAAGGATGGTTGATTTATCAGGAGCGTTGGCTTCAGTTATCATTGAAGAATATAGCATATCAGAGTTTTTAAATAGAATTTCAAATCCGTACTGGTTTCAGGCATTTTCCTGTGTTTTAGGTTTTGACTGGCACTCTTCAGGAACAACAACCACAACGTTAGGCGCTCTGAAAGCCTCCCTTAAACCAGAAGAGCATGGCATTTATTTAAGTGGAGGCAAAGGTGCAAAATCAAGAAAGACGCCTCAAGGAATTGAACGTGCAGGCGAAATCTTTAATCTTAACAGTAAAATAACAGAAAATCTAGTTAAGACAAGCAGATTATCTGCTAAAATTGACAATTCCTGTATTCAGGACGGATACACATTATACCAGCATAGCTTTTTTATTAGCGAAAAAGGAGAATGGGCCGTTGTCCAGCAGGGATTAAATTTAGACAGCAAATATGCCAGACGTTATCATTGGTTAGGATCTGAAGTGAAGGAATTGTTAAATGACCCCCATAGCGGAATTTCTTGCGATAAACAAACACCCGACACATTAAATATGTCTTCAAAAGATAGCAGAAACGCTCAAAAAATAAGTGTTGATTTAATAAATGACAATCCAAATCATTTAAGACAATATTTTAAAAGAAAAGATAATCAAATGCTTTTAGAAGATTTTGCAATGCCTCAGCACCACCCAGTTCTAGATACTGACATATCCGATGAAGAATTTGAAATTTTAAAAAGGGCTTATGAAATACAGCCTGAAAATTACGAAGAATTAATTTTACTTCAGGGAATGGGTCCTAAAAAAATAAGAGCGTTGGCTTTGATTTCAGATTTGGTTTATGGAGAACCTGCAAGTTGGAAAGACCCCGTGAAATATAGCTTTACACATGGAGGAAAAGACGGTTTTCCATATCCTGTTGACAGGGAAGTTTATGACAACTCCATACAAACAATTATAGACTCACTTGACCAAGCACGTATAAAAAAAGAGGAAAAATTAAAAGCAATTAAAAGATTAGATGATTTTATCAGTTAA
- the queC gene encoding 7-cyano-7-deazaguanine synthase QueC, which produces MKKAISVLSGGLDCTVATSIFSKNYEIHAITFNYGQKAFKRELQASKEICKNMNWTHEVIDLSWLGQISNSSLNTCKDIPELTVEDLDDTEKSEESAGNVWVPARNTVFTSIALSYAESMGADVIIVGWNGEEGETFPDNSKGYLEKFNELIEEGSPENIKIEAPLIDLNKEEIVELGVEYGAPMELSYSCYKGKDKQCGVCESCMRRKRAFKNLGLKDKREYEN; this is translated from the coding sequence ATGAAGAAAGCCATTTCTGTTTTATCAGGAGGTCTTGACTGTACTGTTGCAACAAGCATTTTCAGTAAAAACTATGAAATTCATGCAATAACCTTTAATTATGGTCAAAAAGCTTTTAAAAGAGAATTGCAAGCATCAAAAGAGATTTGTAAAAATATGAATTGGACTCATGAAGTGATTGACCTTTCATGGCTGGGCCAAATCAGCAATTCCAGTTTAAATACTTGCAAAGATATTCCAGAACTTACAGTTGAAGACTTAGATGATACTGAAAAAAGCGAGGAAAGTGCAGGCAATGTTTGGGTTCCTGCAAGAAATACCGTATTTACTTCAATTGCTCTTTCATATGCTGAAAGCATGGGTGCTGACGTGATAATTGTCGGATGGAATGGTGAAGAAGGAGAGACATTCCCTGACAATTCAAAAGGATATTTGGAAAAATTCAATGAACTGATTGAGGAAGGTTCGCCTGAAAATATAAAAATTGAAGCACCATTAATTGATTTAAATAAAGAGGAGATAGTTGAATTAGGAGTTGAATATGGTGCTCCAATGGAATTAAGCTATTCATGTTATAAAGGTAAAGACAAGCAATGCGGTGTTTGCGAAAGCTGTATGAGACGAAAACGCGCATTTAAGAATTTGGGCTTAAAAGATAAAAGGGAATACGAAAATTAA
- a CDS encoding 2-oxoacid:ferredoxin oxidoreductase subunit gamma yields MRTEIRVCGFGGQGIILAGIILGKSASLFDGKEAVQTQSYGPEARGGASKCEVVISDDKVDYPKVQSPDILVAMSNEALIKYIVDLKDNGTLIVDPGTTDVEDVRDYIDEHNIKVYEAPATKTAVDEIGLKIVANIVMVGVITKITGVISKEAAIKAVEASVPKGTEEKNISAFEAGYALAELVL; encoded by the coding sequence ATGAGAACTGAAATTAGAGTTTGCGGATTTGGAGGTCAGGGAATTATTCTTGCAGGAATTATATTGGGTAAATCTGCAAGTCTCTTTGATGGTAAAGAAGCTGTTCAAACTCAATCTTATGGTCCTGAAGCTCGTGGAGGAGCTTCTAAATGTGAAGTTGTAATCAGCGATGATAAAGTTGATTATCCTAAAGTTCAAAGTCCGGATATTTTAGTTGCAATGTCTAATGAGGCTTTAATTAAATATATTGTGGATTTAAAGGATAATGGGACTTTAATCGTTGATCCTGGAACAACTGATGTTGAAGATGTTAGGGATTATATTGACGAACATAATATTAAAGTTTATGAAGCTCCTGCTACAAAAACCGCAGTTGATGAAATCGGATTAAAAATTGTAGCAAACATTGTTATGGTTGGAGTTATTACAAAAATTACGGGAGTTATATCCAAAGAGGCTGCTATTAAAGCAGTTGAGGCCAGTGTTCCTAAAGGCACTGAAGAGAAAAATATCAGTGCTTTTGAAGCAGGATATGCTCTTGCGGAATTGGTGTTATAA
- the sucC gene encoding ADP-forming succinate--CoA ligase subunit beta has product MKFFENVAKKIFHDEGIPILEGHVAYSPEEAMTISSEMGVPVVIKAQVLTGGRGKAGGVKFADHPGEALKVADEILGMKIKGERVKHLLIEKKAEILNEFFVTVSVDRGARRPVILASKEGGVEIENLAKTNPEKIIKYYPNPLIEFLPYEAREIARQMGVSSDLISPLGDIIWKLYNVFTKCDADTAEINPLIATPDGLIAADAKLVVEDDSLFRHQDLVERLHYKKQAVDFVQLDGDIAVIGNGAGLTLTAMDMIKLNGGEPATFLDIGGGASEQVINQALNIVLNYDPVKVVFLNVLGGITKADDVARGVINSLKQADRKVHIVIRLTGTNEDEGHKILDEAGIPYEISMEKAAKKAVELCNQLKE; this is encoded by the coding sequence ATGAAATTTTTTGAAAATGTTGCAAAAAAAATCTTTCACGATGAAGGAATTCCTATTTTGGAAGGACATGTTGCTTATTCTCCTGAAGAGGCCATGACTATTTCTTCAGAAATGGGTGTTCCTGTTGTTATTAAAGCGCAAGTTTTAACTGGTGGAAGAGGTAAAGCCGGTGGTGTTAAGTTTGCAGACCATCCCGGTGAAGCATTAAAAGTCGCTGATGAAATTTTAGGAATGAAAATTAAAGGCGAAAGGGTAAAACACTTATTAATTGAGAAAAAAGCTGAAATTCTTAATGAATTTTTCGTAACTGTCTCTGTAGATAGAGGTGCTAGAAGGCCAGTTATTCTGGCAAGTAAGGAAGGTGGGGTCGAAATTGAAAATTTAGCAAAAACAAACCCTGAAAAAATTATTAAGTATTATCCAAATCCTTTAATTGAATTCTTGCCTTATGAAGCACGTGAAATTGCACGTCAGATGGGTGTTTCCTCTGATTTGATTTCACCTTTAGGTGATATAATCTGGAAATTGTATAACGTATTTACTAAATGCGATGCAGATACTGCAGAAATAAATCCTTTGATTGCAACTCCAGATGGATTAATTGCCGCTGACGCTAAACTGGTTGTTGAAGATGATTCTTTATTCAGACACCAGGATCTGGTTGAGAGGTTACATTATAAAAAACAGGCTGTTGATTTCGTTCAATTGGATGGGGACATTGCCGTTATAGGTAATGGTGCAGGTTTAACTTTAACTGCCATGGATATGATTAAACTTAATGGCGGAGAACCTGCAACATTTCTGGATATTGGTGGTGGTGCTTCAGAACAGGTTATTAATCAGGCTTTAAACATTGTTTTAAATTATGATCCTGTTAAAGTTGTATTTTTAAATGTTTTGGGTGGAATTACTAAAGCAGATGATGTTGCACGCGGTGTAATTAATTCTTTAAAACAAGCTGACCGTAAAGTTCATATTGTAATCAGGCTAACCGGTACCAATGAAGATGAGGGTCATAAAATTTTAGATGAGGCAGGCATT